Proteins encoded together in one Hymenobacter monticola window:
- a CDS encoding Gfo/Idh/MocA family protein, whose product MFNIDSHEINYLPVLPQRPLPIVIIGAGGIVNDAHLPAYRKAGFAVVGITNRTRARAEKLAAAWGIPHVYDSVAEAVAHAPANAVYDITIMPEQFVETLEQLPDGAGVLIQKPMGDYFWQSQEILDVCRRKNLVAAINCQLRFAPYVSAAREMLRQGLIGELYDLEVRVTLETPWELFPHVMVHPRLEIQYHSIHYIDLIRSFLGEPNRVMAKTLRHPAKALSSSRSTILFDYGDTMHAVINTNHDHSFGPENQESFIKWEGTKGAIKARMGLLMDYPNGVPDKFEYCLMREDEKPVWHTVALEGSWFPDAFMGTMGSLMRYKNGETDVLPTSVEDVIKTMAVVEAAYASSDGKQ is encoded by the coding sequence ATGTTTAACATCGACAGCCACGAAATCAACTACCTGCCCGTGCTGCCGCAGCGGCCACTGCCCATCGTCATCATTGGCGCCGGCGGCATCGTGAACGACGCGCATTTGCCGGCCTACCGCAAGGCCGGTTTTGCAGTTGTAGGCATCACCAACCGCACCCGCGCCCGGGCCGAGAAGCTGGCCGCCGCCTGGGGCATCCCGCACGTGTACGATTCGGTGGCCGAGGCCGTGGCCCACGCGCCCGCCAACGCCGTGTACGACATCACCATCATGCCCGAGCAGTTTGTGGAGACGCTGGAGCAACTGCCCGACGGAGCGGGCGTGCTGATTCAGAAGCCCATGGGCGACTACTTCTGGCAGAGCCAGGAAATCCTGGACGTGTGCCGCCGCAAGAACCTGGTGGCCGCCATCAACTGCCAGCTGCGCTTTGCGCCCTACGTGTCCGCCGCCCGCGAGATGCTGCGCCAGGGCCTCATCGGCGAGCTGTACGACCTAGAAGTGCGCGTGACGCTGGAAACGCCCTGGGAGCTGTTCCCCCACGTGATGGTGCACCCGCGCCTCGAAATTCAGTACCACAGCATCCACTACATCGACCTGATTCGCAGCTTCCTGGGCGAGCCAAACCGAGTTATGGCCAAGACCTTGCGGCATCCGGCCAAGGCGCTGTCGTCGTCGCGCTCCACCATTCTGTTCGACTACGGCGACACCATGCACGCCGTCATCAACACCAACCACGACCACTCTTTCGGCCCCGAAAACCAGGAGAGCTTCATCAAGTGGGAAGGCACTAAAGGCGCCATTAAGGCCCGCATGGGCCTGCTGATGGACTACCCGAACGGCGTGCCCGACAAGTTCGAATATTGCCTCATGCGCGAAGACGAAAAGCCGGTGTGGCACACTGTGGCGCTGGAAGGTTCCTGGTTTCCGGATGCCTTCATGGGCACGATGGGCAGCCTGATGCGCTACAAAAACGGCGAAACCGACGTGCTGCCCACCAGCGTGGAAGACGTGATAAAAACCATGGCCGTGGTAGAGGCCGCCTACGCTTCGAGCGACGGCAAACAGTAG
- a CDS encoding MaoC/PaaZ C-terminal domain-containing protein, producing the protein MYFKSTFFEDYTLGDKRVTLGRTITETDFVVHAGHTGDFFPHHLDAEWCKTQPFGQRIAHGTMIFSIGIGLTASEINPEAFSKGYDRLRFVKPVFIGSTIHSEVTISAKEEGKKPGYGTVTEHVEVINEHGEVVLACDHLLVVKLRG; encoded by the coding sequence ATGTACTTCAAATCGACCTTTTTCGAAGACTACACCCTCGGCGACAAGCGCGTGACCCTCGGCCGCACCATTACTGAAACCGACTTCGTGGTACACGCCGGGCATACGGGCGACTTTTTCCCCCACCACCTCGACGCGGAGTGGTGCAAAACCCAGCCGTTTGGCCAGCGCATCGCGCACGGCACCATGATTTTCAGCATCGGCATCGGCCTCACTGCCTCCGAAATCAACCCCGAAGCCTTCTCCAAAGGCTACGACCGACTGCGCTTTGTGAAGCCCGTGTTCATCGGCAGCACCATCCACTCCGAAGTCACGATTTCGGCCAAGGAGGAAGGCAAAAAGCCCGGCTACGGCACCGTGACCGAGCACGTGGAAGTCATTAACGAGCACGGCGAAGTGGTGCTGGCCTGCGACCACCTACTGGTGGTGAAATTACGCGGCTAG
- the fucP gene encoding L-fucose:H+ symporter permease, whose translation MALAPSSTPTVTLSDSSGDGHRFLFPFILVVGVFFLWGMAHSLDSILIPHLQKACQLNNRQSTLVDTAVFLAYFLMAIPAGILLKRLGYKATIILGLLAFAGGAFLFVPAADARSYGLFLTALFIIGCGLTTLETAANPYAAVLGPPESSTSRLNLAASFNGLAVFVAPIIGANMILSGKEYSKDQLAAMSEAARTTYLNHEAAAVKLPYLVLGGVLVAVAVLFFFSRLPEVKAAEAEPSSGGGFFAVLKHRHLTWAVVAQFFYVGAQVCVTSFFIRMAKQGAGVDEKTASYYLAVYGLLFMVGRFIGTALLKYIASQKLLSVYAVVAMALCAVAVFGDGAYVIYALGGLGFFMSIMFPTIFALGIAGLGDDTKPGSSWLVMSIVGGAIMPPLMGTLIDLRGDNIQIGYLIPMVCYLVILLFGMYGYRVKGRLV comes from the coding sequence ATGGCCCTCGCCCCAAGCTCCACTCCCACCGTCACGCTGTCCGATAGCTCCGGCGATGGCCACCGCTTTCTGTTTCCGTTCATCCTGGTGGTGGGCGTATTCTTTCTCTGGGGCATGGCGCACAGCCTCGATTCTATTCTGATTCCGCACCTCCAGAAAGCCTGCCAGCTCAACAACCGGCAGTCGACGCTGGTGGACACAGCCGTGTTTCTGGCGTATTTTCTGATGGCCATTCCGGCCGGCATCCTGCTGAAGCGACTGGGCTACAAGGCCACTATTATTCTAGGCTTGCTCGCCTTTGCGGGCGGGGCCTTCCTGTTCGTGCCCGCCGCCGATGCCCGCTCCTACGGCCTGTTTCTGACTGCGCTGTTCATCATCGGCTGCGGCCTGACCACGCTGGAAACGGCCGCCAACCCCTACGCCGCCGTGCTCGGCCCGCCGGAGTCCTCCACGAGCCGGCTGAACCTGGCGGCGTCCTTCAACGGGCTGGCCGTGTTTGTAGCGCCCATCATCGGGGCCAACATGATTTTGTCGGGCAAGGAGTACAGCAAGGACCAGCTGGCCGCCATGAGCGAGGCCGCCCGTACCACCTACCTCAACCACGAGGCCGCCGCCGTGAAGTTGCCCTATCTGGTGCTGGGCGGCGTGCTGGTGGCTGTGGCCGTGCTCTTCTTTTTCAGCCGCCTGCCCGAAGTGAAGGCCGCCGAAGCCGAGCCCTCGTCGGGTGGAGGCTTCTTCGCAGTGCTCAAGCATAGGCACCTTACCTGGGCCGTGGTGGCGCAGTTTTTCTACGTAGGGGCGCAGGTGTGCGTCACCAGCTTTTTCATTCGGATGGCCAAGCAGGGTGCGGGAGTAGATGAAAAAACGGCCAGCTACTACCTGGCCGTGTACGGGCTGCTGTTCATGGTGGGCCGCTTCATTGGCACCGCTTTGCTGAAGTACATCGCCTCGCAGAAGCTGCTCTCGGTTTATGCGGTGGTCGCCATGGCGCTGTGCGCGGTGGCCGTGTTCGGCGACGGGGCTTATGTCATCTACGCCTTGGGCGGACTGGGCTTTTTTATGAGTATTATGTTCCCCACCATTTTCGCCCTGGGCATCGCCGGCCTCGGCGACGACACCAAGCCAGGTTCGTCGTGGCTGGTGATGTCCATCGTGGGCGGCGCCATCATGCCCCCGCTTATGGGCACGCTCATCGACCTGCGCGGCGACAATATTCAGATTGGCTACCTCATCCCGATGGTGTGCTACCTGGTGATTCTGCTGTTTGGCATGTACGGCTACCGGGTGAAAGGGCGGCTGGTATGA
- a CDS encoding glycoside hydrolase family 2 TIM barrel-domain containing protein encodes MLLLLLVSAAHAQEASVYFFPNVSHAPTVYPGPEADGYQVPQLTEINRDRARATAYSFTSEKDALTGNRSLCSRVQPLNGLWDFHFAMKPSEAPRDFYKSRVKGWKQLAVPSNWELNGYDLPIYKSAKYPFRPVDPPFVPQDYNGVGSYQRSFTVPAGWQNQNVTLHFGGVSSAFKVWVNGRFLGYGEDSCLPSEFNVTPYLQGGENVVSVQVMRWSDGSYLEDQDHWRLSGIFREVLLLAEPKLRIADFHWQAKLDKDYKDAVLSIRPRLENLTGNNDLAGYQVAAQLYNQQGKVVLEKPLQITADGILNEKYPRLDNAKFGLLETTVRNPLKWSDEAPNLYTLVLTLTDKTGAVLEAKSCRVGFRSIEFSKENGKLLINGKLTYLYGVNRHDHHPTKGMAVSRDDIREDVRTLKQFNFNCIRTSHYPNDPYFYDLCDEYGILVIDEANLETHGLGSKLSNDPAWTAAYQERSMRMALRDKNHPSVIFWSLGNESGRGPNHAAMAAWLRDFDITRPIHYEPAQGDPHLPGYIDPSDPNYPKNHAYRIQVPRDQPYVDMVSRMYPGLFTGELLANQQNGDTRPIFFCEYAHSMGNATGNMKEFWDGWRATKRVIGGCIWEFKDQGLEKKDSTGTAFYAYGGDFQEKYYDDFTIKGIVASDGKPHAAIYECKRVYQPLECTLVDAAKGLVRVENRAALLNADTYAATLTLRENGRVVSTKPLPRLRLAAGRDTVISLAKYLPKFKPGMEYLANISFTLPQQTAWADAGHEVATNQLALTGLAQPKAASAKQLAVAVSNDAAAYQLSGKDFQVTIDKASGALTSYRYRGTEQLAAPLLPHFTRPLTDNDRRGWKADKKLKEWFAAEPKLQSLTLDQSNASRPRLTSTYSLIDGKTTVRVTYALNGDGTLRVDYALTPAAGLPNIPRVGMQLGIKRAYDNVSFYGRGPLENYIDRRYGFDAGIYSQPLNEFADSYVVPMEYANRTDVRWMQLADRQNTGLLVVADSLLSMSAWPYTEQNIRQARHTNKLKDAGFITLNIDLVQMGVGGNTSWDAQAAPIDKYQVPAKPYSYSFYLRPVSGKPDASKLAQSIKFNNTAERHAE; translated from the coding sequence ATGCTGCTTTTACTGCTGGTAAGCGCGGCCCACGCTCAGGAAGCGAGCGTCTATTTCTTCCCCAACGTCTCGCACGCCCCCACCGTCTACCCCGGCCCCGAAGCCGACGGCTACCAAGTGCCGCAGCTCACCGAAATCAACCGCGACCGGGCACGCGCCACAGCTTACTCTTTCACCTCTGAAAAAGACGCGCTGACCGGCAACCGCAGCCTCTGCTCGCGCGTGCAGCCGCTCAACGGCTTGTGGGATTTCCATTTTGCCATGAAGCCCAGTGAGGCACCCCGCGACTTCTACAAGAGCCGCGTGAAAGGCTGGAAGCAGCTGGCCGTGCCGTCGAACTGGGAGCTCAACGGCTACGACCTGCCCATTTACAAGAGTGCCAAGTACCCGTTTCGGCCCGTCGACCCGCCTTTCGTGCCGCAGGACTACAACGGCGTGGGCTCCTACCAGCGCAGTTTCACGGTACCGGCCGGCTGGCAGAATCAGAACGTGACGCTGCATTTTGGCGGCGTCAGCTCGGCGTTTAAGGTGTGGGTGAACGGCAGGTTTCTGGGCTATGGGGAGGACAGCTGCCTGCCCTCAGAATTCAACGTAACGCCGTATTTGCAAGGCGGCGAAAACGTGGTATCGGTGCAGGTAATGCGCTGGTCGGATGGAAGTTACCTCGAAGACCAGGACCACTGGCGGCTGAGCGGCATCTTCCGCGAAGTGCTGTTGCTGGCCGAGCCCAAGCTGCGCATTGCCGATTTCCACTGGCAGGCCAAACTTGATAAGGACTACAAAGACGCGGTGCTGAGCATCCGCCCACGCCTGGAGAACCTGACGGGCAACAATGACCTCGCCGGCTACCAGGTGGCGGCGCAGCTGTATAACCAGCAGGGAAAAGTTGTGCTCGAAAAGCCTTTGCAAATCACGGCTGATGGCATCCTCAACGAGAAGTACCCGCGCCTCGACAACGCCAAATTTGGCCTGCTCGAAACCACCGTGCGCAACCCGCTGAAGTGGAGCGACGAGGCCCCCAACCTTTACACGCTGGTGCTGACGCTGACCGACAAGACCGGCGCGGTGCTTGAAGCCAAAAGCTGCCGCGTGGGCTTCCGCAGCATCGAGTTTTCGAAGGAAAACGGCAAGCTGCTCATCAACGGCAAGCTGACTTACCTCTACGGCGTGAACCGCCACGACCACCACCCCACCAAGGGCATGGCCGTGAGCCGCGACGACATCCGCGAGGACGTGCGCACGCTCAAGCAGTTCAATTTCAACTGCATCCGCACCAGCCACTACCCCAACGACCCCTACTTCTACGACCTCTGCGACGAGTACGGCATCCTCGTCATTGACGAGGCCAACCTCGAAACCCACGGCCTGGGCTCGAAGCTCAGCAACGACCCGGCCTGGACCGCCGCCTACCAGGAGCGGAGCATGCGCATGGCCCTGCGCGACAAAAACCACCCCAGCGTCATTTTCTGGAGCCTGGGCAACGAGAGTGGCCGTGGCCCCAACCACGCCGCCATGGCCGCTTGGCTGCGCGATTTCGACATCACCCGGCCCATCCACTACGAGCCCGCGCAAGGCGACCCGCACCTGCCCGGCTACATCGACCCCTCGGACCCGAACTACCCCAAAAACCACGCCTACCGCATCCAGGTGCCGCGCGACCAGCCCTACGTGGACATGGTCAGCCGCATGTACCCTGGCCTGTTTACGGGCGAGCTGCTGGCCAACCAGCAGAACGGCGACACCCGCCCCATTTTCTTCTGCGAATACGCCCACTCCATGGGCAACGCCACCGGCAACATGAAGGAATTCTGGGACGGCTGGCGTGCCACCAAGCGCGTGATTGGCGGCTGCATCTGGGAGTTCAAAGACCAGGGCCTGGAGAAGAAAGACTCTACCGGCACGGCGTTCTACGCCTACGGCGGCGACTTTCAGGAGAAATACTACGACGACTTCACTATCAAGGGCATCGTGGCCTCGGATGGCAAGCCGCACGCCGCCATCTACGAGTGCAAGCGCGTGTACCAGCCGCTGGAATGCACCTTGGTGGATGCTGCCAAGGGCCTCGTGCGGGTAGAAAACCGCGCCGCGCTGCTCAACGCCGACACCTACGCTGCCACCTTGACTCTGCGTGAAAACGGCCGCGTCGTCAGCACCAAACCGCTGCCCCGGCTACGGCTAGCGGCAGGGCGCGACACCGTTATTTCCCTGGCGAAGTACCTGCCCAAGTTCAAGCCCGGCATGGAATATCTGGCCAATATTTCTTTCACCCTGCCGCAGCAAACGGCTTGGGCTGACGCGGGCCATGAGGTAGCTACCAATCAGTTAGCTCTCACCGGCCTGGCGCAGCCTAAAGCAGCTTCAGCCAAGCAGCTGGCCGTAGCTGTCAGCAATGACGCAGCCGCTTACCAACTCAGCGGCAAGGATTTTCAGGTGACCATTGATAAGGCTAGCGGGGCGCTTACCTCCTACCGCTACCGCGGCACCGAGCAGCTGGCGGCCCCACTGCTGCCCCACTTCACCCGCCCCCTCACCGACAACGACCGCCGCGGCTGGAAAGCAGACAAGAAGCTGAAAGAGTGGTTCGCGGCCGAGCCCAAATTGCAAAGCCTGACCCTCGACCAAAGCAATGCCAGCCGCCCCCGCCTCACCAGTACCTATAGTCTCATCGATGGCAAAACCACTGTGCGCGTGACCTACGCGCTGAACGGCGACGGTACCCTACGCGTGGATTACGCCCTCACGCCCGCCGCCGGCCTGCCCAATATTCCGCGGGTGGGCATGCAGCTCGGCATCAAGCGCGCTTATGATAACGTCAGCTTCTACGGCCGCGGCCCGCTGGAAAACTACATCGACCGCCGCTACGGCTTCGACGCGGGCATCTATTCACAGCCGCTCAACGAGTTTGCCGATTCTTACGTGGTGCCGATGGAGTACGCCAACCGCACCGACGTGCGCTGGATGCAGCTGGCCGACCGGCAAAATACTGGCCTGCTGGTGGTGGCCGACAGCTTGTTGAGCATGAGCGCCTGGCCTTACACCGAGCAGAACATCCGGCAAGCCCGCCACACCAACAAGCTGAAAGACGCCGGCTTCATCACCCTCAACATCGACCTGGTGCAGATGGGCGTGGGCGGCAACACCAGCTGGGACGCCCAAGCCGCGCCCATCGATAAATACCAGGTGCCGGCCAAGCCTTACAGTTACAGCTTCTACCTGCGGCCCGTGAGCGGCAAGCCGGATGCGAGCAAGCTGGCACAAAGCATCAAATTCAATAATACCGCAGAACGTCATGCGGAATAA
- a CDS encoding extracellular solute-binding protein, whose protein sequence is MTPEPAVFRIAVRKFGPFESATAKLWASFCQETGCPLAVEMVPMDLHELHASLLTDEGLKNGAWDVAHINTDWLAEAHAAGALENLTPYLTANPPADFPQGWSPSLLGMQQFGDTVLGLPFHDGPECLIYRRDLFENPAEQAAFRQQHGRPLQVPETWEDFQTVARFFQRPADNLSGFVAAGFPDGHNTVFDFCLHLWTRAGQLVDSQGRVRIDGAAAIEGLAFYRQLLRDQTAGHPQTMHYESVAAGQAFARGEAALMVNWFGFAAVCDVDAACPVRGQVDIAPIPHGAGGQSASLNVYWLYAIGAGSRHKAVAYEFLRYATRPENDKLLTLEGGIGCRISTWHDADINALVPYYHKLEQLHQQAETLPRHTNWARIAAIIDEVVLQAINTDAPVAELLAAGQEKINSLDHV, encoded by the coding sequence ATGACGCCTGAGCCCGCCGTTTTCCGCATTGCCGTGCGCAAGTTTGGCCCGTTTGAAAGTGCCACGGCGAAGCTATGGGCCAGCTTTTGCCAGGAAACTGGCTGCCCGCTGGCCGTGGAGATGGTGCCCATGGATTTGCACGAGCTACACGCCAGCCTGCTCACGGATGAAGGCTTGAAAAACGGCGCTTGGGACGTGGCCCACATCAACACCGACTGGCTGGCCGAAGCCCACGCCGCCGGGGCCCTCGAAAACCTAACGCCCTACCTCACCGCGAACCCGCCCGCCGACTTTCCGCAGGGCTGGAGCCCCTCGCTGCTGGGAATGCAGCAATTTGGAGACACCGTGCTGGGCCTGCCCTTTCACGATGGGCCGGAATGCCTCATCTACCGTCGCGACTTATTCGAGAACCCCGCCGAGCAAGCGGCCTTCCGGCAACAGCATGGCCGGCCGTTGCAAGTGCCCGAAACCTGGGAGGATTTTCAAACCGTGGCGCGCTTCTTCCAGCGCCCGGCCGATAACCTGTCCGGCTTCGTAGCCGCCGGCTTCCCCGATGGCCACAACACGGTTTTTGACTTCTGCCTGCACCTCTGGACGCGCGCGGGCCAGCTGGTTGACAGCCAAGGCCGGGTTCGCATCGACGGCGCCGCAGCCATCGAAGGCCTGGCTTTCTACCGGCAGCTGCTGCGCGACCAAACGGCCGGGCATCCGCAGACCATGCACTATGAATCGGTGGCGGCGGGTCAGGCGTTTGCGCGGGGCGAGGCCGCGCTGATGGTCAACTGGTTTGGGTTTGCGGCGGTATGCGACGTGGACGCCGCCTGCCCGGTGCGCGGCCAGGTCGATATTGCCCCGATTCCGCACGGCGCGGGCGGGCAGTCGGCTTCGCTGAACGTGTACTGGCTCTACGCCATTGGCGCTGGTAGCCGGCACAAGGCCGTGGCGTACGAGTTTCTGCGCTACGCCACCCGGCCCGAAAACGACAAACTGCTGACGCTGGAAGGCGGCATTGGCTGCCGGATTTCGACCTGGCACGACGCCGACATCAACGCCCTCGTGCCCTACTACCACAAGCTGGAGCAGCTGCATCAGCAAGCCGAAACCCTGCCCCGCCACACCAACTGGGCGCGCATCGCAGCTATTATTGACGAGGTGGTATTGCAAGCCATCAACACCGACGCGCCCGTGGCCGAGCTGCTCGCCGCCGGCCAGGAAAAAATCAATTCGCTCGACCATGTTTAA
- a CDS encoding ABC transporter substrate-binding protein codes for MPSSHLHLKGITWNHSRGFVPMAATAQRFAELNPHVSITWEKRSLQQFADESIQQLAERFDLLVIDHPWAGFAARTGSILPLDEYLPADFMVDQQANTVGHSFESYNFNGHQWALPIDAATPVAASRPDLLAQHGLALPETFADLLALADRGLVAFALIPIDTLMSFYMFCCSLGEDPCQRETEVVSEAVGVQALQMFRELASKVDPACFQRNPIQVYEAMTQTDALAYCPFAYGYSNYARRGYARRLLHFHDMVSLAPGGTRLRSTLGGTGLAISAKCADVATAVRYAEFVASPACQQTLYFDNGGQPGHLSAWQDAPVNAQSSNYFAATLPALQRAFLRPRYHGHMFFQDHAGEPVRQYLMNGGDERALLRELNELYVKSKTM; via the coding sequence ATGCCCTCCTCCCACCTCCACCTCAAAGGCATCACCTGGAACCACAGCCGCGGCTTCGTACCGATGGCCGCCACCGCCCAGCGCTTCGCCGAGCTAAACCCCCACGTGAGCATCACCTGGGAGAAACGCTCCCTGCAGCAGTTTGCCGATGAGTCGATTCAGCAGCTGGCCGAGCGGTTCGACCTGCTGGTGATTGACCACCCGTGGGCCGGTTTTGCGGCGCGCACCGGCTCCATTCTGCCGCTGGATGAGTACCTGCCGGCCGATTTTATGGTCGACCAGCAGGCCAACACCGTGGGCCATTCCTTCGAGAGCTACAACTTCAACGGCCACCAGTGGGCGCTGCCCATCGACGCGGCCACGCCCGTGGCCGCCAGCCGCCCCGACCTGCTGGCCCAGCACGGGCTAGCTCTGCCCGAAACCTTCGCCGACCTGTTGGCCCTGGCCGACCGCGGCCTGGTGGCTTTCGCGCTCATCCCCATCGACACGCTGATGAGCTTCTACATGTTCTGCTGCTCGCTGGGCGAAGACCCCTGCCAGCGCGAGACCGAAGTGGTGAGCGAAGCAGTGGGCGTGCAGGCCCTGCAGATGTTCCGCGAGCTAGCCAGCAAGGTGGACCCGGCCTGCTTCCAGCGCAACCCCATCCAGGTGTACGAGGCCATGACGCAGACCGACGCGCTGGCCTACTGCCCCTTCGCCTACGGCTACTCCAACTACGCCCGCCGCGGCTACGCCCGCCGCCTGCTGCACTTCCACGACATGGTAAGCCTAGCACCCGGTGGCACGCGCCTGCGCAGCACGCTCGGCGGCACCGGCTTGGCCATCTCGGCCAAATGTGCCGACGTAGCCACCGCCGTGCGCTACGCCGAGTTCGTGGCCTCGCCCGCCTGCCAGCAAACGCTGTACTTCGACAACGGCGGCCAGCCCGGCCACCTCAGCGCCTGGCAGGATGCGCCGGTGAACGCCCAATCCAGCAACTACTTCGCCGCCACGCTGCCCGCTTTGCAGCGCGCCTTTCTGCGCCCGCGCTACCACGGCCACATGTTCTTCCAGGACCATGCCGGCGAGCCCGTGCGCCAGTACCTGATGAACGGCGGCGACGAGCGGGCGCTGCTACGCGAGTTGAACGAGCTGTATGTGAAATCCAAAACGATGTAG
- a CDS encoding CaiB/BaiF CoA transferase family protein, producing the protein MSLPLSGLLVIEFSQFLAAPSAGLRLADLGARVIKIERPGTGEAGRQIAIKNLFVEGSSLVFHTINRNKESYAADLKNPDDLAQVKQLLARADVMTHNFRPGIMEKIGLGYDDVRALNPRLVYGVVTGYGSTGPWATKPGQDLLIQSMSGLTYLSGTKDDGPTPFGIAVADIICGSHFAQGLLAALLKRDRTGRGALVEVSLLESVLDMQFELLTTHLNDGGQLPQRGAARGTAHPYLSAPYGIYQTQDGYLALAMGNLDKLDATLKLDILTDYPTASSWFDGRDDISARLATALREAPTATWLAKLEPLGIWCAEVLNYQQATRSPGFEVLGMKQLVKLSDGQQLATTRCPIRIDGEKLYSDKAAPKPGHDTAAIGEEFGLVGSFSHQASDSQTFRNAQNLLETDSQKPLAGLMVVDFSQFLSGPSAALRLADMGARVIKIERPETGDICRHLYTSNVIMNGESSVFHAINRNKESFAVDLKNEDDKAQVWELLRRADVVMHNYRPGVMERLGFDYARVQAQNPSVVYGEISGYGSEGPWRDKPGQDLLLQSVSGLTWLSGNADAGPVPMGLSIVDMLAGAHLAQGLLACLVRRGRSSAGGLVQVSMLESAFDFQFETITTFFNDGGALPERTQHNNAHAYLGAPYGVYQTSNGILALAMGSIPKLGHLLGCEPLLSYPEPAQAFTQRDEIKATLATHLRTNTTEAWLAVLEPADIWCANVLTWDKLLAHEGFAALNMVQEVTMADGYQYRTTRCPIRFDGELLTSPIGSPQLGQDNAAILAEIATSQPARYDA; encoded by the coding sequence ATGTCCCTTCCCCTCTCCGGTCTTTTAGTTATCGAGTTCAGCCAATTTCTGGCCGCCCCCTCAGCGGGCCTGCGGCTGGCCGACCTGGGCGCGCGCGTCATTAAAATTGAGCGGCCGGGCACCGGCGAGGCCGGCCGGCAGATTGCCATCAAAAACCTGTTTGTGGAAGGTAGCAGCCTGGTTTTTCACACCATCAACCGCAACAAGGAATCCTACGCTGCCGACCTCAAGAACCCCGATGACCTGGCCCAGGTGAAGCAGCTGCTGGCCCGCGCCGACGTGATGACCCACAACTTCCGGCCGGGCATCATGGAGAAAATCGGCCTGGGCTACGACGACGTGCGCGCCTTGAACCCGCGCCTTGTCTACGGTGTGGTGACGGGCTACGGCTCCACCGGCCCTTGGGCCACCAAGCCGGGACAGGATTTGCTGATTCAGTCGATGTCGGGCCTCACGTATTTGTCGGGCACGAAAGACGATGGGCCGACGCCTTTTGGCATTGCCGTGGCCGATATTATCTGCGGCTCGCACTTCGCGCAGGGGCTGCTGGCCGCGCTGCTTAAGCGCGACCGCACCGGCCGGGGCGCGCTGGTTGAGGTAAGCTTGCTGGAATCGGTGCTCGACATGCAGTTTGAGCTGCTCACCACCCACCTGAACGACGGCGGCCAGCTCCCGCAGCGCGGCGCGGCCCGCGGCACCGCCCACCCCTACCTGAGCGCCCCCTACGGCATCTACCAAACCCAGGACGGCTACCTGGCGCTGGCCATGGGCAACCTGGATAAGCTCGACGCCACGCTGAAGCTGGATATTCTAACCGATTACCCCACCGCCAGCTCCTGGTTTGATGGCCGCGACGACATCAGCGCCCGCCTTGCTACTGCTTTGCGCGAAGCCCCCACCGCCACCTGGCTGGCGAAGCTGGAGCCGCTGGGCATCTGGTGTGCCGAGGTGCTGAACTACCAGCAAGCCACCCGCAGCCCCGGCTTCGAGGTATTGGGCATGAAGCAACTGGTGAAGCTTAGCGACGGGCAGCAATTGGCTACCACCCGCTGCCCCATTCGGATTGATGGGGAGAAGCTGTATTCGGATAAGGCCGCGCCGAAGCCGGGGCATGATACAGCGGCCATTGGCGAGGAGTTTGGGCTGGTCGGCTCTTTTTCGCACCAGGCTTCTGATTCGCAAACGTTTCGCAACGCACAAAACCTGCTGGAAACCGACAGCCAGAAGCCCCTCGCCGGCCTAATGGTGGTCGATTTCAGCCAGTTCCTCTCCGGCCCCTCGGCCGCCCTGCGGCTGGCTGACATGGGGGCGCGCGTTATCAAAATAGAGCGGCCCGAAACGGGCGACATCTGCCGTCACCTTTACACCTCGAACGTCATCATGAATGGCGAGTCGTCGGTGTTTCACGCCATCAACCGCAACAAGGAAAGCTTCGCCGTCGACCTCAAGAACGAGGATGACAAGGCCCAAGTGTGGGAGCTGCTGCGCCGCGCCGATGTAGTGATGCACAACTACCGCCCCGGCGTGATGGAGCGCCTGGGTTTCGACTACGCCCGCGTGCAAGCGCAGAACCCCAGCGTGGTGTACGGCGAGATTTCCGGCTATGGCTCCGAAGGCCCCTGGCGCGACAAACCCGGCCAGGACCTGCTGCTGCAATCCGTGTCGGGCCTAACCTGGCTGAGCGGCAACGCCGACGCCGGCCCCGTGCCCATGGGTTTGTCCATCGTGGACATGCTGGCGGGGGCCCACCTGGCGCAAGGGCTGCTGGCCTGCCTGGTGCGGCGCGGCCGGAGCAGCGCGGGTGGGCTGGTGCAGGTGAGCATGCTGGAATCGGCCTTCGACTTTCAGTTCGAAACCATCACCACTTTTTTCAACGACGGGGGCGCCCTGCCCGAGCGGACCCAACACAACAACGCCCACGCCTACCTCGGCGCGCCCTACGGCGTCTACCAAACCAGCAACGGCATTTTGGCCCTAGCCATGGGCTCGATACCAAAGCTGGGCCATTTGCTGGGCTGCGAGCCGCTGCTCAGCTACCCCGAACCCGCCCAAGCCTTTACCCAGCGCGACGAGATAAAAGCCACGCTGGCCACGCACCTGCGCACTAACACCACCGAAGCCTGGCTGGCCGTGCTGGAACCTGCCGATATCTGGTGTGCCAACGTGCTGACCTGGGACAAGCTGCTGGCCCACGAAGGCTTCGCAGCGCTGAACATGGTGCAGGAAGTGACGATGGCCGACGGCTACCAGTACCGCACCACCCGCTGCCCCATCCGCTTCGACGGCGAGCTGCTGACCTCGCCCATCGGTTCGCCCCAGCTGGGCCAGGACAACGCCGCCATCCTGGCCGAAATCGCCACCTCCCAACCCGCCCGCTATGACGCCTGA